A stretch of the Bacillus sp. B-jedd genome encodes the following:
- a CDS encoding DUF1846 domain-containing protein, producing the protein MKKVGFDSEKYLQEQSAYILERVQQYDKLYLEFGGKLIGDKHAKRVLPGFDEDAKIKLLNTLKENAEIIICVYAGDIERNKVREDYGITYDQDVLRLIDEYRAYGISVNSVLLTRYQGQPTAKVFMTKLERSGISVYTHSEIKGYPTNVDAVIGDEGFAMNPYIKTTKPIVVVTAPGPASGKLATCLNQMYHENKLGNKVGYAKFETFPVWNLPLKHPVNIAYEAATVDLKDVNMIDNYHYEAYGKVAINYNRDMETFPVIKRIIERITGKESVYRSPTDMGVNRLKSGITDDNIVQEAARQEIIRRSFVVENDYKKGLADEDSVRHMQVILEETDLKKEDRAPVLPARNYAKAVQERIDSTHLQAVIAIELPNGEMITGRTTTLMDASAAAILNGLKKLANIADEIDLLSPMILQTIQRLKTDDLNSRVPTLSANEVLIALAISAVTNPTSELAYKQLPNLKDTQAHSTVILNRENEQTFKKLGIDITNDPVYPTENLYYN; encoded by the coding sequence ATGAAAAAAGTTGGATTTGATTCGGAGAAATATTTACAAGAACAATCTGCCTACATCCTAGAACGGGTGCAGCAGTATGATAAACTTTACTTGGAATTTGGCGGAAAATTGATAGGCGACAAACATGCCAAACGTGTCTTGCCTGGATTTGATGAAGATGCCAAGATCAAATTATTGAATACGCTGAAAGAAAATGCGGAAATCATCATCTGTGTGTACGCTGGAGACATCGAGCGGAACAAAGTCCGTGAAGATTACGGTATCACTTATGACCAAGATGTCTTGCGCTTAATCGATGAATACCGGGCATATGGCATTTCTGTCAACAGTGTCTTGCTCACTCGTTATCAAGGACAGCCAACAGCCAAAGTATTTATGACCAAGCTTGAGAGAAGCGGAATTAGCGTCTACACTCACAGTGAAATCAAAGGTTATCCCACAAATGTGGACGCGGTCATTGGCGACGAGGGATTTGCGATGAATCCCTATATTAAAACGACAAAGCCAATCGTGGTAGTAACGGCACCTGGCCCGGCCAGCGGAAAGCTTGCAACCTGCCTTAACCAAATGTACCATGAGAACAAACTGGGGAATAAAGTCGGCTATGCCAAATTTGAGACTTTTCCGGTTTGGAACTTGCCATTAAAGCACCCGGTAAATATCGCTTATGAAGCGGCTACCGTCGATTTGAAAGACGTGAATATGATTGACAATTATCACTATGAAGCATACGGGAAAGTAGCGATCAATTACAATCGGGATATGGAGACGTTTCCTGTCATCAAACGGATTATTGAAAGGATTACTGGTAAAGAGTCTGTTTACCGCTCACCGACCGATATGGGTGTTAATCGTTTGAAATCGGGTATCACCGACGATAACATCGTGCAGGAAGCTGCCAGGCAGGAAATCATTCGGCGCAGTTTCGTCGTAGAGAACGACTATAAAAAAGGGCTTGCCGATGAAGATAGTGTACGCCATATGCAAGTGATTTTGGAGGAGACTGACTTAAAGAAAGAGGATCGGGCACCTGTATTGCCGGCCCGTAATTATGCGAAAGCAGTCCAAGAGAGAATTGACAGTACGCATTTGCAAGCCGTAATTGCGATAGAACTGCCAAATGGCGAGATGATCACCGGTCGAACGACAACTTTGATGGATGCTTCGGCAGCCGCGATTCTGAATGGGTTGAAGAAATTGGCCAATATTGCCGATGAAATTGATTTGTTGTCACCGATGATTTTGCAGACGATTCAACGGTTGAAGACCGATGATTTGAACAGCCGAGTCCCGACACTAAGCGCCAATGAAGTGCTGATTGCACTGGCAATCAGTGCGGTCACTAACCCTACTTCTGAGCTGGCTTATAAGCAACTGCCAAATTTAAAAGACACACAAGCTCATTCTACGGTTATATTGAATAGGGAAAACGAACAGACCTTTAAGAAGCTTGGAATCGACATCACCAATGATCCAGTATATCCGACTGAGAACCTGTATTACAATTAG